One window from the genome of Anolis sagrei isolate rAnoSag1 chromosome 4, rAnoSag1.mat, whole genome shotgun sequence encodes:
- the LRRC39 gene encoding leucine-rich repeat-containing protein 39, with translation MTETTVCVGLFTSVKALWEVRIQKINEQLQKEKEVQQRVAGRLTVAWEERASFAKLKQKVITENGRAVLRIEQEEWKTLPSCLLKLNHLQEWQLHRVSLVKIPQFIGRFQNLLVLDLSRNSITDIPREIGQLTNLQELNLSYNKIKSIPKELSNCVSLERLELAVNRDISDLPHQLSDMKKLYHLDLSMNQFTTFPSVILVMPNLEWLDMGSNKLKEIPDNIDRAENLHTLWLQRNEITHLPESIRNLQNLSTLVLTSNKLQDIPVCMKDMPNLRFVNFRDNPLKLEVKLPPCENEEEEEERELYGIQFMHAYIQESLGIKDMESDIGIGSNGAADAANK, from the exons ATGACAGAAACGACAGTTTGCGTTGGCTTGTTTACATCCGTCAAAGCACTTTGGGAAGTCAGGATCCAGAAGATAAATGAACAGCTTCAAAAAGAAAAGGAGGTTCAACAAAGGGTTGCAGGGAG GTTGACTGTTGCTTGGGAAGAGAGGGCTAGCTTTGCCAAACTGAAACAAAAAGTCATCACTGAAAATGGAAGGGCTGTTTTAAGAATTGAACAAGAAGAATGGAAG ACACTACCTTCTTGTTTGCTGAAACTGAACCACCTCCAGGAATGGCAACTTCACAGAGTTAGTTTGGTAAAAATCCCTCAGTTTATTGGCCGCTTTCAAAATCTCCTTGTTCTAGATCTCTCTCGAAATTCCATCACAGACATTCCCAGGGAGATCG GTCAGTTGACAAATCTCCAAGAGCTGAACCTCAGttataataaaattaaatccATTCCTAAAGAACTAAGCAACTGCGTCAGCTTAGAAAGGCTGGAACTGGCTGTGAACAGAGACATTTCGGACCTTCCCCATCAG cTCAGTGATATGAAGAAACTCTATCACCTAGATCTCAGCATGAACCAATTTACCACGTTCCCTTCAGTCATCCTGGTGATGCCCAACTTGGAATGGTTAGACATGGGAAGCAACAAACTGAAAGAAATCCCTGACAACATTGACAG AGCTGAAAACCTACATACTTTGTGGCTGCAGAGGAATGAAATAACTCATTTACCAGAATCCATTCGAAACCTACAGAACTTGAGCACCTTGGTTCTCACCAGCAACAAACTCCAAGATATTCCTGTTTGCATGAAGGACATGCCAAACCTGCG ATTTGTCAACTTCAGAGACAATCCCCTAAAGCTGGAAGTAAAACTTCCCCCTTGTGAgaacgaagaggaggaggaagaacgaGAATTGTACGGAATTCAGTTCATGCATGCTTACATTCAGGAGTCGCTCGGCATAAAAG